A window of Corvus cornix cornix isolate S_Up_H32 unplaced genomic scaffold, ASM73873v5 scaffold17, whole genome shotgun sequence genomic DNA:
ATTCCTGGAACGCCACGCAGTGGATCTGTGCTCCTTCCTGACCCCCATCCAGTGTGTTACTGGATTGGAGCTTCCAGACACTAAATCTGACaaggaggatgatgatgatggcaGTGATGGACACAGTGACCACCAGGATGAGATTCCTGCTGGATTCTGGCTCTGGGTAGGGCGGGATAGTGAGAAATGGGAGGGGaaccccatcccactgctccacATTCCCAAATTCCCTGTTCCCAAATTCCCAATTCTCAAATTTAGCATGCCCAGCCTCACCCCAGGTGAAGATCCCAGGCTCTGGCATTCCGGGATGCTCCACCCGGCACCGGTACTGCTCCCGCTCCTCTGGCCGCGCCTCGATCCTGGCCCAGGTGTGGAAGGTGCCGTCGCTGTTGGGAACGATCCCGCCCCACTCTGTCTCCTGATCCCGGATTTCATCCCCCTTCATCCAGCTGACTGCGATGGTGCTGGGGTAGAATCTGTATGTGCGACAGAACAACGGTCAGGATCTCGTGTTCCACTTTTCTTGAGACATGGACATTGGGAGGCTTTGAGAATGGGATAATGATGGAATTTATCCATGGAATTCCCATGGAAATGGGATGGCAATGAGATCCATCCACAAAATTCCCATTGGAATGGAAAGATGGTGAGATCCAGACACAGAGTTTCAATGAGAATGTGATGAGGGTGAGATCCATAAACAGAATTCCCATGCAAATTTCTGCATTCCCAAATTGCACCCTCCCAAACCCACATTCCCAAGTTCCCCATTCCCATGGGAATTCCACCTCCACCTTTGCACTCCAGTGCCTCCTGCCTGTATCTGATGTGTTTCTTGAGCACTTCCACACAGGTGTGCTCCAGGGCATTCTTCAAATACTGCGCTGTGATCCCATCAGATTCCCAGAGCCTCTTGGTGATCTGGGCAGTGCCATCAGCTGCCACGAAGCTCCCAGATCCCAGACGGAAGGAGATGAAATCCCACCCATCACAGCCTTGCAGGAAGGATCCACAGATGCTTCTGTTGGACAGGTCGCAGCtgcactcctgctgcagtgtgcaGAGACGTGGATGGGGTGGGATCGGACTGTGGAGACACATGGAATGGTGTCCCAGCCCCATGGAGGCTCATTCCAGCCCTATGTAGCTTCAGTGTCAGATGGAGACCCATAGAGCCTCATCCTAGCCCCTTGGTGCCCCACAGATCCCCATTCCAGCCCCACAAATCTCCCCCTGCCCCTAGCTCCCTCcactcagccctgctctggttGTACCAGacctgcagcctctccagctcACTGGGGTACCTGTCATTGATCCAGGTCTCATTATCCCAATATCCCAGTCCGGCTCCGGCCACCATCCACAGCATCTGCAGCTCCACCTGGCCCCACTTGCTGTCCTAGTGCACGAAGGGGATCACATCCACGAAGCCCACAGCCAAGAATGAGGTGAGTCTTGGACCGGGCTCCGACACTGCCACTCACTGGTAATGCCGGGAGTGGAGAGCTGGGAGGACATGGTGATTTGGGGGGTCTGGGGGTACTGTGGGGCCCGGGAGGGTGAAAGAAAGGGGaaactgggagagctgggagagccagAAAGGGGTTTGGGGTTCCCAGGGTCAAGGATAGAGGGGTGCAGGGACTGGGAGAGGTGGGATGGGGGGTCCAGAgggtccctgtgcccaggaaaGGGGGGTTAAGGGGGCTCCAGTGTTGGGGAAAAGGGGTCATGGGGTGGGGAGACCCAGGATGGCCTGGAATGGGGGTCATGGGCCTTCTTGGTGTTGATGAAAAGTGTGGGCTAGGGGCTGGGAAATGCAGAAATGGGGATCCAGGCATTCCCAGGCccaaggaaaagggggaatcCAGGGACTGGCAGAGGTGGGATGGCCGGAAAAGTGATTGCAGGGGGTATTAGTGAAGGATAAGGGGATGCAGAGGGTCCTGGTTCTGGGGAATGGGTGTTCAGGGGGGTCATGGTGCCCAGAGATGGAATTTCAGGGGGGTCCTGGTGGCCATGAATTGCAGTTCAGAGggatcccagtgccaggggCAGTCAGCGGTCGCTGGGCAGATTGTGCTGGCTGGTGCAGGCTGGGAGATGCCAGAGTGACTGTGGAagggtggcagggaggggatgggcCTGGATGCCCCAGGATCCTCTCTGACCCCCCTGCAGGAAGTGCAGGGAGTGGAGAACTGAGGGGATGCAGGGATTGTCAGGGTCTGGCAGCATTCAAGGGTCAAGGAAGTGGAACTGGGAGAGTTGGGAAGGGTCCATGGTTCAAGAAAAGGGGATGAAGGGACTGGGAGAGGCAGGATGGGGGATCCAAGGGTTCCTggtccctgtgcccaggaaaAGGGGGTCCAGGGGTTCCCAGTGTAGAGGAAAGTGGGGTCTGGGTcgtgggaaaggcaggaatggGGGCCCAGGGGTACCAAGATCAAGGGAAAGGGGGGGTCTGTGCgctggcagaggcaggattGCCAGGAAAGGTGGTGCAGGGGGATTTTGGTGCAGGGTAACGGGGTGAAGAGGTGTtctggagctggggatggaggtGCAGTGGGGTCTCCATGCACAGGTCTGGGGCATTCAGAGGAATCCCAGTCCTGGAtatggggctgcaggggtgtcCCAGTGCCCAGGAATGGGGATTTGGGTTCCTGTGTCAGGGAACGTGGTGGCCTCTAAGAAGAGATctgggctggcacagagcagaaaaagagcagagaggggacaggggagaCTGGAAAACACCTGGAATTGGGACAGTTTTGCCTCTAAGACCCTTTCCCTTGGTGGCCAAAATGGGTCCCAAGAAGCCCCAGGGGAGCCAACACACCAGGAGGGGGAGGCAAGGGCTGAGCCCCGCCTGGACCGggaggagctgagggctgggggGACCCGCGGCCACCGACTCCCGGCTCTGCTGAGGGCTGGGCATGGAACCGATTTCGGAAGGTTCTGGGTCCTCCACTCCAGGAGGTCACTGACCTCACCCCAGGTCATGGCTCCAAGATTTCAGGGCCCTTGGCAGCTGAGCATTCCCGGCAGTGAGATCCATGGCAGGGACCTGGAGCGAGGTGTCTGCATCCCTCGTGAGGTTGTTCTGCAAGCCCCGGGGGCAGAGCCCTTCGGGAAATCCCTCTTCCCACCtggatgtgctgggagaggCTCAGGTGGGACCCTGGGGGGCTGCTCCTGCAAGGTCACCCTGGGGGCTGGGAGGCCACCGAGGGTTATTTGGCAAAAAGGGGCTTTTTAAGGAAGAATTCTCTTTTCCATGCAATTTTTGGTGATTCCTCACCTGGAGGAGCAGAGTCAACCCAAGGGAGGATGTTCCTCCCCACCCTTCCTCCATCCCAGCCACCGGTTGAGCCCTTGTGGTCACTCAGCTGCatcatcatcttcctcttcctcctcctcctcctcctcctcctcctcctctgtggtgacagagcaggaaaaaccACAATGGTGTTAAAAGCTCCAGGACTGAGTCCTCAGTGTCCTtcagctggggatggggaagaCCTTGGCCACCCTTTTGAGTGTCTcatggctttttcttctctccagcccctgctggCTCCAAGTTGTGTCCCCAGGACTGGCAGCTCTCCAAGGAATTAGGAAACTGGACCCAGGGCAAGAAAAGCTGTGAAGAGTGGGACCCTGACCTGGTGGTGCTCTGAAATGAGACAGAAATAGTCAACAGGGAGGAGAAAGCTTGAAAAGGATCCAAAAATCCAGAGATTTTAGGTAGGCAGGGGAGCAAAAGGCACCTGGCAGTGGGACGGTTTGGGGCAGCGTTCAGAGCAGGGGGGGGCAGTATTTGGCTGAGGGTGTCTAACTGGGGACTGGTGGGCAGTGACCTTGGCTCATCCCAACCTCCCATggagagccaggagctgcccagACACAGGGGCAGGAGAAGGTGCCCATCCCAGGGTGGGTCACCTCAGACTCCCTGAAATCCTTCCGGTGgaacagcagtgcagcagccccggggcccTTTCCAGCCGCTCCAAGAGGGAACCGTGCCCCGGTGCCAACCCCGGGCTCCAGCACGGACACAGGGACCCACCAGTGGTCGAAGGCTGTGCCACTGACCCCCAGCAGCTGTTATCCctcttttccagcccaaaccagggGTCCACCTTTCCAGTGTGCAATGAACCTCTGTAAAGCAAAGAAACATCAGGGTTGGGCCAGTCCTGCCTTCCCCACTTGCTGTTTCCCACCTGTGTCCATCCCCTACCCAGAGATGTCCAGATGACACCCCTACGCTAAGGTGTCAGCTCCTGACTCCAGCACTGGGAGTGGTTTGGGGCCAGGCAGGTTTGGGGCTGGTTTTAAACCCTTTTTGCCCCATGTTTCCCACCCTGGTGCTGGTGCAGAGGCTCAAGCCCAGTTCTCACCAGTTCATCCACTGGTGATTTTGTCAGCCAGTGAAGCTCCCAGGCCTTGCACCTTCCCTGACTCATGGGCAAGTTGCCCTCAGCCTCAGAAAAATAGCAGCGTTTTCCTTGGAAACCAGGCCAGGTGTCTGGGCACACATGGGAGAATTCTGGCTGAGGGAAATGGCATCTCACAGAAAcaactggaaaagagaaagcagagtgAGACACGTGGGCAGCCCtaataaagcaggaaaatagggtttatttattgcttttttctgGAAGCTGAAAGGGGGAAATTGGGGATGATGTTCTTTGAAAAGGGAATGGTGTGACAGAGCGAGGAGCAGGTGCCTGGACCACGGCATGGGGATAAAAGGGAGTAACCCCCGAAGTGGGCTTTGCTTGGGGAGCACCCCCTGATGCTGGGGAAATCCTGGCAtcctccttctccccaaaaCAGAGGCACCTGACCCAGATCCTCCTCCAGGGGTGCCTGGGTAGGACTCACCACTCAGTGCCATGACCAGGCTGAAGCTGAGGATCCCCATCCAAGACCAGAACACACCATTTGTGGGATTTTTCCCCAGTCTCACTTGTTTTTGTTGGACCctggggaaggaaagagcaggagaaaggtGGGCTGTgtcctttcctctctgccttgACTTTCTCTGCTGGATCCTCAGTTCATCCTGCACCCACCCAAAGactccatccccatcccactggtGATGAGGGGATTAAAGAAgactaagaggaaaaaaagacaaaaatggagagaggagagaaaaagacaagtttaaaggcagtttaaatattaaataaatacatgtagGTCATTGACTGCTCACAGGGAGCTGAAGGGTTTGCGAGGGGACAGGAGCCTGTTAAGAGCTCAGGAGCTGTTGCTGCCAGGAGGGAGGAAACGCACCGATGGCTCACAGCAGAGTCTGTGGTTTGAAGCTCTTTTCCAAAcacctgcaggaggaaaagcacCTGAGTTTGGAGTAACAGTTTTCTGTTGAGGTTTCCTGTTTGTAGCTACTCGCAAGCTTGTGCTGCTCAAAGGAAACCTGGCTCTGGAGCACAACTTGTTTCTCTGTCCCCGAGCcaaggtgcagcagcagcttctgctcccTCCCGGGTCTTGTGTCATTTAGCAGCACGAAACACACGCATAAAAGCTCACCAAGAACACGCCCTGATAAAAACAACGGTATTTCATTGCATGAATGAGCCTTGAAAGTCACATGGGGGCAGATCTTTTTGTCAGTAAACAGAGCAGGGGAAAGCACAGACACATTGCCTGCACAGGGAGTTCGCAGCAGGAAAACACGGAGATGCAGGATGTGCTCGGATACAACGTTTCCAAAGCAGCTTTAGGGTTAAATTCATCAgtagagagaaaagaaaaagtcctaACAAAGGTGGGCTGGGAAGGGGTGGTGCTGCACCATCCCGGGAGATTCCCGAAGCTCAACCGGAAAAAGTCCAGACCTTGTCCAAGCTCCGAGCTGGGTGTGAGCCAGAAACCAGTGGCTGGGAGAGACATTGCTGCTGAAGGGCTTCCTATGGCCAGAACTAAAGTGTCGAGTATCAAGGAACAGCTTGAGGTTACAGAAGTCCCAGCGAACACGTTCGATTCCCTCATTTCAAGTTGAAAGCTCAGCTCCACTTGTGACTCTACTTTTTAACAATGAATGTAAAAATTCAACAAAATTCCCTTAGAAAGACCCCACGAAGGTTCATGTTGTGTGAGCTCCCTTGGGGCAGCCCCAACTCCTGCCCTGCTTGAGTCCCTCTCGAGCCCGCTGTGGTTTCCAGCTGCTTCGCTCCAGCTGCCCCAAATGCCCGTGAATTGCACGGAACTGGAACAGATCCGAGTGCTCGTGGCTCGGgctaagggcagggagaggtcACTCAGGGATCGCCATCGCGGCCACAAGAGCCCCGACGTGGGGAATGAACTGGATTTGGGACGGAGCGAATCAGAACAGGAGAACGAGGCGTAAAATAAGTCTTGAGAAACACCTCCTCCCGAGCTCTCTTAACTTCCCGATGTTAACTTTAtcccctttccctctttcctctgccCAGCGGGGCAGAGAGAAAGGATGGGAGTCCCGGTCAGTTCGTGCCGCTGCTTCCCCCTCGGGGACAGGaatccttccctgctcccatggggtcagtccctgccctggccagcgGGGGTCCCTCCCCAGCCGTGCGGTCActccccggcccggccctgaGGCGCGGGGCAGTCGCGGGGCAGCCGCGCTCCGGCCCCGTCAGCGGCACCGCCGCTTCGTGCCGGGCAGGAGCGGCAGAAGgagccgggcggcggcgggggctgaATCccggcaggaggaggaggagaagaagaggaagaaggggcCGGGGCCGCCTGCGGTGTCCGATGGCCGGGGAGCAGCGGGGAGGCCtcggggagcggcggcgggcggggctCTGCTGGAGCCGCCCCGAGGGGTTTGTGCCGCCCCGGGTCCCTGAAGGAGCCGCTCCGCGGGACGGGCGAGCTGGGAACgaaaggaaatacagagaagagaataaaatacaatCAAAGAGCCGCACCGAGAGGCGTCTACCCCGCCCGCGTCTGAAGGAGTTGCATCGAGGGACGGGCGGAGGGTGAGTAGAATAAAATCCAGAGAACGGagtaaaatagaataaaaaactGCACCGGGATGTCCGCGGCGCCCGGTGTCACTGAAGAGCCGCACGGCGGGACGGGCGCTGTCGGGTGTGGCCAGAAGGGCAGCGCCGAGGAGGGTGAGAGGTGtgaatagaaaaaaacattgaGAATAgattaaaatgcaataaaagagCCGCAACCCGGGCTCTCCGCGGCCCCGTGTCAGTAAAAGAGCTGCCCCGAGGGACTGGCGGGGCGGCGGTAGAAGAGCTGCGGGGCGGGATGGGCACTGCCTGGGCTCGGAAGAGGCGCCCGAGGAGTCCCCGCCGGCCCGTGTCACTGAAGAGCTGCACCGAGAGAGCGGAGAGCAGCGGCGGCGGGGAAGGAGCCGCACCGGAGGGGCGTGGGATGGGAGGTGTGACCGGAATAATATAGAGggaatagaataaaaaataatgcaagaaaCCGCACCGGGAGTGGCCGTGACACGGGGCTGCCCGTGACTGAAAGAGCCGCACCGAGGGACCATGCTTGATGCCACAGGAAGAAAGGATTGAATGGAGCAGTTGAGAGTTTCAGGGGTCTAAAGTTGACAAATCCACCCTTCCCAGGGAATTCTCAATGTCCATCTGCATCCTGATGGACATCCCTGCCCCTGGATTCATCCAGGTGCCCACGGGTAACCAGGAGGATGTGGAGACCCCAGCCAGGTGTCTTCCCAACACGGATCACCAGAACCATGGATCATCAAGGCTCTGCCCAAGGGGGTCACTGGGGATCATCTGATGGGGATCCTCCTAcgggggatggagctggagcagcgcacgaagctcttcccacacttGGGGCACTCGTAGGGCCTCTCCCTGGTGtggaggtgctggtggctgaCAAGGTGGGAGTTGCAGTTGAAGGCCTTCCCACAGTCAGGGCAGTGGAAGGGCCACTCGCTTGTGTGCATTGGCTGATGCTGGATGGGCAGCCTGCTGGTCGGAAACCTCTTCCCACACTTGGGACACTCGGAGGGCCTCTCCCCCATGTGGGTGCACTGGTGGGTGAGAAGCTGGAAGTTCCAtctgaagctcttcccacattccaagCACTTGTGGGGCTTCTCCCCATCCTGAGGCTTCTCCCCCAGCTCCGAGCTCCCCCTGGATCTCCGGCCGCCTTCCCGGCACAGGGGGGTGTTGGGgtctccttcccctgccatgtagctctgggagaggggccctgggggaggcacggggtttccctggcccctggtcagccttgtTCCCTATTGGTTTctttgtgttcccctgcgcgggcaaggaccctctggtcccgtgactgtaggagttcctcggcagatcctcagccatgtggctggagaaataaacatctctgaaacatctaccaagaatctgtctatatatttcttttccatgggactccttgtttgatacatcgtgttacagaatccccactgtaaaAAATGGTAGAGAATTGCGAGCAGAACGATCtccgatccctaagcgactgatttgtgtgagtaaaccctagaaactttggattcctcttcttgtttttgttttgctgttccatctctaaactatggaggaaccgtgggaagactcttggctctcagagccgcatatggacatttatcttaaacttgaaaagattcttgaacaacaatttgtaaattttagattaattcaagctcaaaaagaactgaaacacttcctggcatggttgtttaagaactttttctatgtttcttgggatttaattcttaccaaagacttttggaacaccatttggacacagttaatttttgagtcaaaatacatgccgatggaagaatattttcgtgaatattatttaatgacggagactgttgagcaatgtcagctgtgtcctggcgaagggaagcctggcgcagggaccgtgcggcccaggccacgtgcaccgagcgctctgcgagcagcagcgaggcagttcccgcaACGCGGGCagagccacgcgagccgcagtgattgtaacagttcctcggcagatcccggccatgcggctggagaaataaacatctctgaaacatctaccaagaatctgtctatatatatttcttttccacgggactccttgTTTGGTATatcgtgttacagaatccccactgtaacaggGGGGCTCTTTCCTCCTTGGATCTCTCTGGGCTGCGTTTGcagcccctcctcctcctgcggCATCTCCggggcttttcctcctcctccatctggCCACACCTTGGGAATAACAAATACTGGTTTGGGGGGAGAAATGAGGGGTGAGCGCCTTGAGCTGGGGGTTCCTCCTGCTCAGGTCCACCACCGGGCATCTTGTGTCTGTAAAAACCTCCAAACCACCAAGATTCAGCCCAAAAAACCACACTCAGGAGTCCCCCTTCTCTGGTCTCTCCTCTTTGAGGTTCTGAggatttcccttccctgtggcCATTGGGGTCCCATGGTTCCTGGGGTTCACCCTCTC
This region includes:
- the LOC120412171 gene encoding uncharacterized protein LOC120412171, with amino-acid sequence MECPGAHLCGSAQETHQIQAGGTGVQRFYPSTIAVSWMKGDEIRDQETEWGGIVPNSDGTFHTWARIEARPEEREQYRCRVEHPGMPEPGIFTWGEAGHAKFENWEFGNREFGNVEQWDGVPLPFLTIPPYPEPESSRNLILVVTVSITAIIIILLVRFSVWKLQSSNTLDGGQEGAQIHCVAFQESPTMGADPTVFPSGRGRGMNTTQQPGSSSGGSPLCGSQDGSWG